A stretch of Deinococcus planocerae DNA encodes these proteins:
- a CDS encoding deoxynucleoside kinase has product MYLAVSGNIGSGKSTLTRMLSERYGLRPVYEPYAENPYLEDFYRDMRRYSFHSQIYFLSRRLEQHLNLVTGARYVIQDRTVFEDANIFARNLFESGQMETRDWATYRGLYEGILPALRVPDLLIHIDASLPTLRQRIAQRGRDYEQGIPDAYLLGLNRLYDEWIRAFDACPVVRVPGDRLDFVHDPAAFRWVCDRVQGYGFGLPLLR; this is encoded by the coding sequence ATGTACCTCGCCGTCTCCGGCAACATCGGCAGCGGCAAGAGCACCCTGACGCGGATGCTCTCGGAGCGCTACGGGCTGCGGCCCGTCTACGAGCCGTACGCGGAAAACCCCTACCTAGAGGACTTCTACCGCGACATGCGGCGGTACTCCTTCCACTCGCAGATATATTTCCTGTCGCGGCGGCTGGAGCAGCACCTCAACCTCGTGACGGGGGCGCGGTACGTCATTCAGGACCGCACGGTCTTCGAAGACGCGAATATCTTCGCGCGCAACCTCTTCGAGAGCGGGCAGATGGAGACGCGCGACTGGGCGACGTACCGGGGGCTCTACGAAGGCATCTTGCCCGCCCTGCGCGTGCCCGACCTCCTCATTCACATCGACGCCTCGCTGCCCACCCTACGGCAACGCATCGCCCAGCGCGGGCGGGACTACGAGCAAGGCATCCCCGACGCCTACCTGCTGGGCCTCAACCGGCTCTACGACGAGTGGATCCGGGCCTTCGACGCCTGCCCGGTGGTGAGGGTGCCCGGCGACCGGCTCGACTTCGTGCACGACCCGGCGGCCTTCCGGTGGGTGTGCGACCGGGTGCAGGGGTACGGGTTCGGGCTGCCGCTGTTGAGGTAG
- a CDS encoding S1C family serine protease, which yields MKPLARAAGLALLLFAAATGAYVTGRVQAQRTLVTADEINTVEVAQAALPAVVRVDARLRKDVLQAGDDPVETGTGFFYKRDLIVTNYHVIQYQESVSVTLSNGRRVTARVEGVDPGIDIAILRVTGVTAPRTLSFGRSAGLLPGQKLITIGTPLRIPNFVATGVFSVAASARDVPRNDQLGGEIGQYLVTTTNIQGGNSGGPVLDSRGAVVGVADANAAPNNFVPGVIGIAIPGDLVRQSLEDLEQVGVPQRGTLGVTLADLDSLEPALRQLAGLSSSEGALVDEVPAGTAGARAGLRGSLRNSRGQLLAPLGDIIVAVDGQRVRGSFDVIRLVAAKRPGQTVNLRVWRNRKSVDVRVPLQKRTLQ from the coding sequence GTGAAGCCCCTGGCCCGTGCCGCCGGACTCGCGCTGCTGCTTTTTGCCGCGGCGACGGGCGCCTACGTCACGGGCCGGGTGCAGGCCCAGCGCACCCTGGTCACCGCCGACGAGATCAACACGGTGGAGGTGGCGCAGGCGGCCCTCCCGGCGGTCGTGCGGGTGGACGCCCGGCTGCGCAAGGACGTGCTTCAGGCGGGCGACGACCCGGTGGAGACGGGCACGGGTTTTTTCTACAAGCGCGACCTGATCGTCACGAACTACCACGTCATCCAGTACCAGGAGTCGGTGAGCGTGACCCTCTCCAACGGGCGGCGGGTGACGGCCAGGGTCGAGGGCGTGGACCCCGGCATCGACATCGCCATCCTGCGGGTGACGGGGGTGACGGCCCCCCGGACGCTGAGCTTCGGGCGCAGCGCGGGCCTGCTGCCGGGGCAGAAGCTCATCACCATCGGCACGCCGCTGCGGATTCCGAATTTCGTGGCGACGGGCGTGTTCAGCGTGGCGGCGAGTGCGCGCGACGTGCCCCGCAACGACCAGCTCGGCGGGGAGATCGGGCAGTACCTCGTGACGACCACCAATATCCAGGGCGGCAACAGCGGCGGCCCGGTGCTCGACTCGCGCGGGGCGGTGGTGGGCGTGGCCGACGCGAACGCCGCGCCGAACAACTTCGTGCCCGGTGTGATCGGCATCGCGATTCCCGGCGACCTCGTGCGCCAGAGCCTCGAAGACCTCGAGCAGGTCGGCGTGCCCCAGCGCGGCACCCTGGGCGTGACCCTGGCCGACCTCGACAGCCTGGAGCCGGCCCTGCGCCAGCTCGCCGGGCTGAGCAGCAGCGAGGGGGCGCTGGTGGACGAGGTGCCCGCCGGAACTGCCGGGGCACGGGCGGGGCTGCGCGGCTCCCTGCGCAACAGCCGCGGCCAGCTTCTCGCGCCGCTGGGGGACATCATCGTCGCGGTGGACGGGCAGCGGGTGCGCGGCAGCTTCGACGTGATCCGCCTCGTCGCGGCCAAGCGGCCCGGCCAGACCGTGAACCTGCGGGTGTGGCGCAACCGCAAGAGCGTGGACGTGCGGGTGCCGCTCCAGAAGCGGACCTTACAGTAG
- a CDS encoding deoxynucleoside kinase: protein MYVVVEGPIGVGKTSLAGRLAARYGAELNLEVVEENPFLARFYESPEVYAFQVQVFFLLSRFKQLSALAQPGLWSGHVVSDYLFDKDFIFAAMNLRDAEFALYEDLYAHLSPRLPTPDLVVYLRAEPGLLLSRIEKRGRPFERTMQAAYLAELSNRYDEYFRTYPGRLLTVDASGYDFVGKTEDEQAILTRVDEALQAEGAVRG, encoded by the coding sequence ATGTACGTCGTCGTGGAAGGCCCCATCGGGGTAGGAAAGACCAGCCTCGCGGGCAGGCTCGCGGCGCGCTACGGCGCGGAACTCAACCTGGAGGTCGTGGAGGAAAACCCCTTCCTGGCCCGCTTCTACGAGTCGCCGGAGGTCTACGCCTTCCAGGTGCAGGTCTTTTTCCTGCTCTCGCGCTTCAAGCAGCTCTCGGCCCTCGCCCAGCCGGGGCTGTGGAGCGGCCACGTCGTCAGCGACTACCTCTTCGACAAGGACTTCATCTTCGCGGCGATGAACCTGCGTGATGCCGAATTCGCCCTCTATGAAGACCTGTACGCTCACCTCTCTCCTCGGCTGCCCACCCCCGACCTCGTGGTGTACCTGCGGGCCGAGCCGGGCCTCCTTCTCTCGCGCATCGAGAAGCGGGGCCGTCCCTTCGAGCGCACCATGCAGGCCGCCTACCTCGCTGAGCTCAGCAACCGCTACGACGAATACTTCCGCACCTACCCGGGCCGCCTCCTGACGGTGGACGCGAGCGGGTACGACTTCGTGGGCAAGACTGAGGACGAGCAGGCGATTCTTACGCGGGTGGACGAGGCGTTACAGGCGGAAGGGGCGGTGAGGGGATGA
- a CDS encoding Crp/Fnr family transcriptional regulator, with product MNYPSLVWHLKRTELFADLELTELERVAATTPYRSYQPGEVIYRMDDPADALYFVRSGLVKISKLFPNGKEAILGVIGQHDTFGELLLQPEERRPTQAEALERTTLIVLPRTELQKLLNTKPDLAMKLIRLMAARLFEAQSWTAAVSAYSAPERVASLLYRLAREFGRPHNQGVELALKLNQEDIARMVGATRETVSHSLGKLKQEGAIVRARAPMIVRLEGLKRYLEE from the coding sequence ATGAATTATCCAAGCCTGGTCTGGCACCTCAAGCGCACGGAGCTGTTCGCGGACCTTGAGCTGACGGAATTGGAGCGCGTGGCCGCCACGACGCCCTACCGCTCGTACCAGCCGGGCGAGGTCATCTACCGCATGGACGACCCGGCAGACGCCCTGTATTTCGTCCGCAGCGGCCTCGTGAAGATCAGCAAGCTCTTTCCCAACGGCAAGGAGGCCATCCTGGGCGTGATCGGCCAGCACGACACCTTCGGGGAGCTGCTGCTGCAACCCGAGGAGAGGCGTCCCACCCAGGCCGAGGCCCTGGAGCGCACCACCCTGATCGTGCTCCCGCGCACCGAGCTGCAAAAGCTCCTGAACACCAAGCCCGACCTCGCCATGAAGCTCATCCGCCTGATGGCCGCCCGGCTTTTCGAGGCGCAGTCGTGGACCGCCGCCGTGAGTGCCTACAGCGCTCCCGAGCGCGTCGCCAGCCTGCTCTACCGCCTCGCCCGCGAGTTCGGGCGGCCCCACAACCAGGGGGTCGAACTCGCGTTGAAGCTCAACCAGGAAGACATCGCCCGCATGGTCGGCGCCACCCGCGAGACGGTCAGCCACTCCCTCGGCAAACTCAAGCAGGAGGGGGCCATCGTCCGCGCCCGCGCGCCCATGATCGTCCGGCTGGAGGGCCTGAAGCGCTACCTGGAAGAGTAG
- a CDS encoding DNA-3-methyladenine glycosylase family protein — MTTSSSAPALPLTDHTEAVLRLSGDPALADLIARVGALPVLSPTPDPFGTLVRSVAGQQLSVKAAASIYARLVGRLGEVTPGTLLTAPPEDLRALGLSWAKVRTVRALAEAALDGRVDFAHLEALPDEAVLERLTPLPGIGRWTVEMFLMFGLARPDVFSFGDLVLRQELERLHPGALTRTEQNEVVRAWSPHRTLASRYLWAEKTRRRLSAGAGTVTGDLTLTDPL; from the coding sequence GTGACCACCTCCTCCTCCGCCCCTGCCCTCCCCCTCACCGACCACACGGAGGCCGTGCTGCGGCTGAGCGGTGATCCCGCCCTCGCCGACCTGATCGCGCGGGTGGGCGCTCTGCCGGTCCTCTCCCCCACCCCCGACCCCTTCGGCACCCTCGTGCGGAGCGTGGCGGGGCAACAGCTCTCGGTCAAGGCGGCGGCGAGCATCTACGCCCGGCTGGTGGGGAGGCTCGGGGAGGTGACGCCGGGGACCCTGCTGACCGCCCCACCGGAAGACCTGCGCGCCCTGGGTCTCTCCTGGGCCAAGGTCCGCACCGTGCGCGCGCTCGCGGAGGCGGCGCTGGACGGTCGGGTGGACTTCGCGCACCTGGAGGCGCTGCCCGACGAGGCGGTCCTCGAGCGGCTGACGCCCCTGCCCGGCATCGGGCGCTGGACCGTCGAGATGTTCCTGATGTTCGGCCTCGCCCGGCCCGACGTGTTCAGCTTCGGGGATCTGGTCTTGCGGCAGGAGCTGGAGCGGCTGCACCCCGGCGCCCTCACCCGCACGGAACAGAACGAGGTCGTGCGCGCGTGGTCGCCTCACCGCACGCTCGCGTCCCGGTACCTCTGGGCGGAGAAGACCCGCCGCCGACTCTCTGCCGGGGCGGGCACCGTGACGGGTGACCTGACCTTGACGGACCCGCTCTGA
- a CDS encoding FmdB family zinc ribbon protein: MPTYVYKNIETGETFEIKQSIHDEALSTHPETGAPIKRVPSQPGLVFRGSGFYVTDSRPKSAETGTSKATGTDGGGKGGGGE; the protein is encoded by the coding sequence ATGCCCACCTACGTCTACAAGAACATCGAGACCGGCGAAACGTTCGAGATCAAGCAGAGCATTCACGACGAGGCGCTCAGCACCCACCCCGAGACGGGCGCCCCCATCAAGCGGGTGCCCTCGCAGCCGGGCCTGGTGTTTCGGGGGAGCGGGTTTTACGTGACCGACTCGCGGCCCAAATCCGCCGAGACGGGAACGAGTAAGGCCACCGGCACGGACGGCGGGGGCAAGGGGGGCGGCGGCGAGTGA
- a CDS encoding acyl-CoA dehydrogenase C-terminal domain-containing protein, with product MPQYKAPLRDIKFLMHELLQAPQALGALPFYAQNETADAELMNQVLEEAARFVETELVPLNRVGDEEGCTWHPGGVVTTPTGFKAAYDKYRQAGWTALDADPEYGGQGMPHLVSNVLVELLNSANVAWSMYPGLSHGAYSALHAVGSQELKDTYLPRLVSGEWTGTMCLTEPHAGTDLGIIRTKAQGNGDGSYAITGTKIFISAGEHDLAENIVHLVLARLEGSPAGTKGISLFLVPKFLPNADGSVGERNGVVCGSIEHKMGIHGNATAVLNFDGARGFLVGEVNKGMNNMFIMMNAARLGTGLQGLALGEVAYQNALVYAKDRIQMRHEPRVDPAQEADPIIVHPDVRRMLLTGKAYTEAGRAMAMWLALSIDIEHHHPDEAKRKEAADLVALLTPIAKAFMTDNGFNVAVLSQQVYGGHGYIREWGMEQFVRDARISQIYEGTNGVQALDLLGRKVLMDGGKKLQKLAGTLQQFVEENEGDEELAPYLDALGKAANQLGSLTMVVGQKALAGPEGADEVNAVAVDYLRFFGHVVYGYLWARMAKIAAQKVQAGQDRDGFYLGKLQTARFYFAKLFPETKALAATIKAGNESLAVDDRVFGLERPLVGA from the coding sequence ATGCCCCAGTACAAGGCCCCCCTGCGCGACATCAAGTTTCTGATGCACGAGTTGCTTCAGGCCCCCCAGGCCCTCGGCGCCCTGCCCTTTTACGCGCAGAACGAGACCGCCGACGCCGAGCTGATGAACCAGGTTCTCGAGGAGGCCGCCCGCTTCGTCGAGACCGAACTCGTGCCCCTGAACCGGGTCGGCGACGAGGAGGGCTGCACCTGGCACCCGGGCGGGGTCGTGACCACCCCGACGGGCTTCAAGGCCGCCTACGACAAGTACCGCCAGGCGGGGTGGACCGCCCTCGACGCCGACCCCGAGTACGGCGGACAGGGGATGCCGCACCTTGTCAGCAACGTCCTCGTCGAGCTGCTGAACTCGGCGAACGTCGCGTGGTCGATGTACCCCGGCCTCTCGCACGGGGCGTACTCGGCCCTGCACGCGGTCGGCAGCCAGGAACTCAAAGACACCTACCTCCCTAGGCTCGTGAGCGGCGAGTGGACGGGCACGATGTGCCTCACCGAGCCGCACGCGGGCACCGACCTGGGGATCATCCGCACCAAGGCGCAAGGCAACGGCGACGGCTCCTACGCGATCACCGGCACCAAGATCTTCATCAGCGCGGGTGAGCACGACCTGGCGGAGAACATCGTCCACCTCGTCCTGGCGCGGCTGGAGGGCAGCCCGGCGGGCACGAAGGGGATCAGCCTCTTCCTGGTGCCCAAGTTCCTGCCGAACGCGGACGGGAGCGTGGGCGAGCGCAACGGCGTGGTCTGCGGCTCCATCGAGCACAAGATGGGCATTCACGGCAACGCGACCGCCGTGCTGAACTTCGACGGGGCGAGGGGCTTCCTCGTCGGCGAAGTCAACAAGGGCATGAACAACATGTTCATCATGATGAACGCCGCCCGCCTCGGCACCGGGCTCCAGGGCCTCGCGCTCGGCGAGGTGGCGTACCAGAACGCCCTCGTCTACGCCAAGGACCGGATTCAGATGCGCCACGAGCCGCGCGTGGACCCGGCGCAGGAGGCCGACCCCATCATCGTGCACCCCGACGTGCGCCGGATGCTGCTGACGGGCAAGGCGTACACCGAGGCGGGCCGCGCGATGGCGATGTGGCTGGCGCTGAGCATCGACATCGAGCACCACCACCCCGACGAGGCGAAGCGCAAGGAGGCCGCCGACCTCGTGGCGCTGCTGACGCCCATCGCCAAGGCGTTCATGACCGACAACGGCTTCAACGTCGCGGTGCTGAGCCAGCAGGTGTACGGCGGGCACGGCTACATCCGCGAGTGGGGCATGGAGCAGTTCGTGCGCGACGCGCGCATCTCCCAGATCTACGAGGGCACGAACGGCGTCCAGGCGCTCGACCTGTTGGGCCGCAAGGTGCTGATGGACGGCGGCAAGAAGCTCCAGAAGCTTGCCGGGACGCTGCAACAGTTCGTCGAGGAGAACGAGGGCGACGAGGAGCTGGCCCCCTACCTCGACGCGCTCGGCAAGGCGGCCAACCAACTCGGCAGCCTGACGATGGTCGTGGGTCAGAAGGCGCTGGCGGGCCCCGAGGGTGCCGACGAGGTGAACGCGGTCGCCGTCGATTACCTGCGCTTCTTCGGGCACGTCGTCTACGGCTACCTGTGGGCGCGGATGGCGAAGATCGCCGCGCAGAAGGTGCAGGCCGGGCAGGACCGCGACGGCTTCTACCTCGGCAAGCTCCAGACCGCCCGTTTCTACTTCGCCAAGCTCTTCCCCGAGACCAAGGCGCTCGCCGCCACGATCAAGGCCGGGAACGAGTCGCTGGCGGTGGACGACCGGGTGTTCGGGCTGGAGCGGCCCCTCGTCGGCGCGTAA